A genomic region of Methylobacterium durans contains the following coding sequences:
- a CDS encoding lipocalin-like domain-containing protein: MRTMLAVAVAFSLLLPAHAADTKDLVGNWKLISAQRQILDTNETVDAYGGARPSGWINYSPDGRTMVMIAHEGRGKPRDAANPTDEERAKLQKTILAYGGTFNFDGKAVTTKVDISWNEAWTGTTLVRDVQLDGNRLTLKTRPAPFSADGKPSIVTLVWEKSH; the protein is encoded by the coding sequence ATGCGCACGATGCTAGCTGTAGCGGTCGCTTTCTCCCTGCTCTTGCCCGCCCATGCGGCCGACACCAAGGACCTGGTCGGCAACTGGAAGTTGATCAGCGCCCAGAGGCAGATCCTCGACACCAACGAGACTGTCGATGCCTACGGCGGCGCGCGTCCCAGCGGATGGATTAACTACTCGCCCGACGGCCGGACGATGGTCATGATCGCCCACGAGGGGCGAGGTAAGCCGCGCGACGCCGCCAATCCCACGGATGAGGAGCGTGCAAAGCTGCAGAAGACCATCCTCGCCTACGGCGGCACCTTCAACTTCGACGGGAAGGCGGTCACCACCAAGGTCGACATCTCGTGGAACGAGGCCTGGACCGGGACGACCCTGGTCAGGGACGTCCAGCTCGACGGGAACCGCCTCACGCTCAAGACGCGGCCTGCACCCTTCAGCGCCGATGGAAAACCAAGTATCGTCACCCTGGTGTGGGAGAAGTCGCACTAG